AGgatgctggcagggaaggggtgTAACAATCCTGCCTGCCAAGTGCAGGATCACTGACattttttgggttggtttattttatttttttttggttgggcAGTAAATCATTTTAAcagtttaataaatatttctgaaaaacatgTATTTCTGCAAGATTTGTGTCCTTTTTCTTTGTGGAAAGTAATACCACCCATTCTTGGGGATGCAGCCTGTGGATCTGTCTGTGTACAACTCTCCATGGAAATACAGCCTCAAACCAGACAAGGTTTAGGACAGAGCCATTCCAAGACTgacaaaatacaatttaaaacaCATTATATATCTAGGAATGGCTTATGATGACAAAGAACGTTACAGACCCTTTTCTAGAAAGCACTGTAAGCTCCTTAAAGGAAGAGGTGTGTCTGTATTTACACATCCTAGCCCTGAAGAAGACGTTTTGCCCTCTGTTCTCCCCAATTCAGCTACAACCAGCAGCAAATCCAGTTTCCAGGATGGATTTAAGCCCTGTGTGGAAGGGTGAGGACAgagtgggtgcagctgcaaCCACATTTACCCATGACACCTTCCTTCAGTGACTGTCCATGGATTCATCAGGAACATGAGACATTTTCTGACCTGCTGGCTGTCCTGTGGTGCTCATTCCTTGTACAAAGGAGTTTCCTCCTCCCATGTCACAGAGTGGATCAGTTCCATGTTTCTCTCTAACCTGGCTGAACTAGTTAAGGACACAGCAGCAATAAAGGTCTTGCCTGTCCCAATGTCTTCACAAAAATGAAGCCACTTCCCATCAGCTCCTGTTTTGGGGCACAGAAGTTTCAGTTTGTTGTTATTCCGTTCCTGTCTCTCCAGCACGGGACTGTTTAATAACAAACGTGGATATCAGGCCCACAGATAACGCCTCACACAAGGAgtgtgctcagctctgtgcGATCCCTGTACACACACTGCATTTCTCACAGCACTCACCAGTTCAAAAACATTAAtacaaaagtttattttctctaaagGAACAATTCAACACACTTCTGAACTGCATTAGGAACCAAACtacagagagctgctggcagctgagtcAGGCACAAGGTGGCAACACCTCAGCTTTGTTCTGAGACTCCTGTCACAGCCCCGAGCTGCCTAAGGGTAGGTCACACACCCCAAGGACAAGGCACGGTCACCTAGCGGTGCTTATCATCATCTCTTTGCTTCTTGCtatctctgtccctgctccggtctctgtccctgtccttcctgtctctgtccttcctttccctccccctgctcctctcctccttggagtccctctctctctcactgTCACCCCAAGCCCATGGCCTCTCCCTTTCTGGCCAGCGTTTGTCCCTGCTCCTCTCGTGGTCCCGGTCCCTCGTTCTCCAGTCCCTGGTTCCCTCACGAGAccagtttcttttctctgatgATCCTTCTCCGTAGAAATCATTTTTCATGTTTGGCAAACTGATGGGCTTTCGGAAAGGTCTGTCCCGTCCTCCGAACCGCAGCTGCCCGGATTCTTTTTTGCCTCCAAACCCACCCCCGAGCCTCCGGGGAATCCATCCTTTGAGAGTTCTTTCCAGTTCAAAGTCCACAAAGATCTCGTGTTGGTCGATGACCAGCCTGTTGGCATCTCTGTGAGCCTTCAGGAGCGCGCGCTCCTCTTTGTACTCAACAAACGCGTAACCCTTGGAAAACCCCGTCACCAGGTCTCGAACCAGACGGATCTTCCTGATGTCTCCATAGCGGGAGAAAACCTCCTTTAACTTCTCCTCTGTGGTCTGAAGGTTGAGCCTGGCCACGAAGAGGGTGAGGTGAGGATCCCCCGTGACGCCCTTGTTGGGTACGTACCGTGCCAGCATCGCCCGCCATATGGCGCGGTCGTGGGGCTCCTCGTCCGTGCCGTCGATGCTGCCGGCCTTGAGGGGGTCGTACTCCTTCGCTATGGGGGCCCAGTCAGCCATTCTCTGGTGGGGGAGAACACACACGCCACAGGTTCATCCAGCACCGCTGTACTTTGTGTTCATCCCAAAATCCCCCGAAGTGCGACACACGGAACTAAACCAGCCGTGTCGCTGTTGTTTGAGTCCGCACGCCGGCACTGAGCCGTGTCCGGGAGCCGCATCCTGCCCTGGCCTACCCCGGCCTGAggggccccggcgcggcccggggaggcccctcagccccgctcccgccgccgcccagCGGGCAGGGGCCGatccgcggggccgggggagccgCAGCCGCTCCCGCCGGGGCCGGTTTCAGCCCCTTTCCCCGCTCCCGGCCGGCCGGAGCCCGCCAgtccccccgccccgctcccggaGCCACCGAGGCGGCTGTGGCGCTGCGGAAAGGCCGATGGGTTCACGGGCCTCGGTGCCGGTTCCCGGGGCTGACGGAGAGCCCCCCGTCCCTTACCGGCAGCGCAGAGCGGGCGGTGCCTCCtcaggggaaggggcagggcgGGAAGCGGCGCgggcccgcggccgccgccgtgGGAGCGCCGGGGGCGGGAGGGGCCGCTccgcccgcggccgcgccggcagcgccgcccggcccggctgggAGGGAGCGCCGGGGTGCGGCGGGCATGGAGCGGGGCCGGGAcggggaggaggagctggaggaggaggaggaggaggaggatgaggaggaggaggatggcgGCCCGGAGAGCGCCCTGGAGAAGAGCCCGTTCCAGCTGACGGCCGCGGATGTCTACGACATCTCCTCCGTGGTGGGCCGGGACCTGCTGCAGCTCCGCGCCGGGCCGCAGCtgcccgccgcccgcgcccggcTGCAGTTCAGGATCGTCAGGgtgctggagatgctggaggCGCTGGTGAGCGAGAGCAGCGTGGCCGAGGagcagctgcggcgggagcgGGACAGCCTCCGgcgggagctggagcagctgcggGCGGCGGCCCGCGGGAGCGCCCCGCAGGTGGGTGCGGGACACGGCCAGGGCACACGGGACAAACGGGGCAcgggctccttccccagcacgGGCACACCGCGCGCGGGTCGCGGAGCGCACCCAGCACCACCCCAGAGGGGCCGGCCGATACTTGTGGTCTCTTTTGTGTCACCAGGACGGGGCTCACAAAGTCACTTCCCGTCTCTGGCCATGAAAGCCGTGAAGCTCTTTCCTCCGGGGTGGTTACGGGTCGCAGTGCTGTGGATTCCCCGCTCCAGTTACACTGACCCAGCAAAGTTGTGCAGGCACGCACGGAGGTCAGAGAGTGCAAACCCACCGTGTTCAGCTCTTGCACCGGCCCCATAGCGACAACTGTGTGCAAACACTGAGGCTTTGTAACCCCCGGCTGAGGGAAACGGATGTCTTGACTACTACaaaggttttaaattaaaaaaggagaGCTCAGTTCTCACCTTTTTTTGACACGGAATTTTGGTGTGGCATTCGATGGCTCAGCCTCTCTCATCGTCTGAGAACAAGCTGATAAAAGCATCTTCTTGACAACTAAATTGCAAACTCTTTGGGACAGGGAGTTTGCTTTTAACTGTGGTCAGAGCTTGTCACAGTTGTGGCCTATACTTGGCTGGGGAACACAGTCACTAAGGGAATACAAAATATGAAGAACTATAATTAActgcttggggaaaaaaatcaggattgtGGTGCATTCATACTAGTTCTAAAAATTCCTTATTTATAAAATCCAGATATTTTACTCTCTGAATGCTGAGTTTTTTGAGAGTTACAGGATCCACTGCTGTTTATTTTACAGCCCAGCCTTGGACCAGATCAGATGGTGATAGACCTCACAGACCCCAACCGGCCCCGGTTCACGTTACAGGAGCTCCGAGATGTACTGCAAGAGAGGAACCAGCTGAAAGCTCAGCTTCTGGTGGTGCAAGAGGAGCTACAGTGCTATAAGAGGTACAGCTTGAAGTCAGCAGAAAATTAATACCACTAATAACAAGTACTTCATGTCTGGGAAGTTTATCAGGTGAGAGTCTTGCAGGTTTGGGCCCCTAGGTCAGGATGGGCACTGTCCAGGTATGTAAGGGACCCCTGTGCTCCCAGAGCAGACAaatgagcaaagaaaaatggGGGAACAATGAACTGTCTGTGCAACAGGATTTAAAAACCAAactcccttttcctctgcacAATTCTCATTGCCATAGCTGTCCCACTCTCAGCCCTCACACAGTTACTCCCACTCCACACCCAGGCCGTGTTCTCGTGCACAGGAATTCCTCTGTGCAGTCACAGCAGTTGCACACACACTGTGTCTGAAGCTACACTACATACCAAAGAGCACGGGGGGTTTCCAGCTCAGCTTTAGTCAAAgtttccttcctcctgcagcacgACGCTGCTTGATCTCTGGTCCATCACTCCCACAGGGTATGGCACTGATCTAGAAAGAGAATATGGACCTCTTTCATCATTCATGATaagctgtggggtttttaacACTGCAAGCAGAGTTGTGTAAGGCCCTTGAACTGTGCAAAGCAAATGATTTCAGAGAAGGGTTTGGTCTTTCTTGAAGGGAGAGTCAGTGTGAGTCAAAGGGTGGCATGTGGGAAGGGTCTTGATCTTGGTGCTACAAATTCCTTCACCCCAAAGCTCTCCTTCCCAACCTCTGCCTCCTCTGATCAGGCTGGATTAGAACTCTTTGGGTCAAGAAATTACTTCTTAATCTAGACACAGAATGTCTCAGCACATTAGATTTCAGTTGGGATAtctcagcagctccctcctggaTACAGCGAGTCCCCCCTTTGCCTTGTCTGTAACAGGCAGGTTAAACCAAGAAGTTAAATCCAAGAGTTTACAAACTGCCTGacagcccctccccagctcagctggatGCTTTGCTGTGCAGCACTGGAATGGCTTCTTGCTCTGATTTCCCAGCTGTTACACAGTTTAGTACAGGCCAAGttcaaaatgaaacagtggGAACGTTTTCAGGGTTTTAGTGATTTGAGCCACAGTGCTGTGCAGCTTTTCAGGTCGAGTAATGTGTGGGGTTATCTCCTCAGTGTTACAGCTTAAGCCAAAACCCATTTTCCTTCTAAACAGTCACATAAAATCCTAATTGTAGTAAAGAGTAAttgtgcagcagaaaaggaTAAATACACATTCTAAAATGCCTTGCACACATTGGAAATAAGCTCTGTATAACACAAGGTAACAAACATCTCAGAGACTGGCTCAAAGTGACTGGTGGTGTTTGGGGGCTGCATTTCTCATCATGATTTCTGCGTGGAAGTTGCCATGCAGATGTTAGAGCTCTGCAGTGTCACCCAACAGCTCACTTATCTGTCTCCTTTAGCCAAGAGGAGAATCTGCCTCAGAATTACCTCGTGTCACACCAGTTTTTAAgtgctgtgtttttatttcccaATCCAGTTGAGTGTTGCTTGGCTACCCTTTGCCTGCAGCTAGTGCAGTCACAGGCTTTGATCCACTGAGCTCTCCAAATGACTGAGGTCAGCTCAGGACACGCTGTGAAAACACGGAGTGTGCAGCCTGGGAAAACCTAACCCTGTTCCAGGCAAGGAAAACACCCTTTGGTCAAAGTGAAACTGCTGCCTGGAGTAGGTGGTTACAACTTCTGGAGTGTAGAAACACTGAAGTGGGATGGCAAAATCTAGAGCTGAGGCAAAgcctttcttctctcctctgtAGGCTGGAAAGAGGAACAGGCAGCTGCCTtgcaggggagctgggaatCTCCcatctgctcccagcctgctgaGAGCCTGGCTGGCTGCGCTGGAGGTACCACACACCCACCCCTGCAGAAATTCACCATTTGTGTCCACACCCTCCTCTTATCCTTGGACTTTTGCACAAATCCAAGTGTGATTACACTTCCTTTTCACCACCATTATgatttgccatttttttctgtgtggagaAGTCAGCTCGTTACTTTTTTAGTGTTCTCATTAAAGCATAACTCTGGCACCATTACATTGCTGTATTTCGGGATaataattcattattttcaGCTCACTACAAGGAAGAGGCTGGgctgccatccctgtcctgtgAACACTCATTCACCCATgtccagctgcccagggagagaTCTAAGTCATGCACTGTCACACTCTGCACAAacccacagaaaataaacaaaaccctttcctttcccagtgggatcaTCTCACAGAAAAGAGACCAAACTGAAGAACTGCAAAAAGAAGccagtggcagcagtgctggcacgAGCAAGGACAGTGAAGAGAAGACAATCATCAAACGACTGTAAGCTCGCAGATTTTGGGGCAGAATTTGTGAGAACATGGCCCACTCCTTACACAGTAAATCCAGGGATGGATGCTGAACTTTAGCCTAGTTGGCTGGATATTGTTTTCTGCTCTCCATATAAAGTTAAAAACCTGATAAAGCAATCTGTTCCTGGGGAAAAAGCCCTGCACAGGAAAGCACCTCCACCCAGGCAAGCAGGGAGTCActtttttcctaggaaaaaCAAGCATTCCTGAGTAAAATGATTCAATGCTTgcctcccctgccagcccctcagGACTGTGCTGTCAGAGCACCCTGGCTGGCCCCAGGCTTTGTTTACATTGTACACAAAACCCACAACTCAGGGTCTGTCCCTCAAGTCCCCCAAAATAGCA
The sequence above is a segment of the Prinia subflava isolate CZ2003 ecotype Zambia chromosome 19, Cam_Psub_1.2, whole genome shotgun sequence genome. Coding sequences within it:
- the SNRNP35 gene encoding U11/U12 small nuclear ribonucleoprotein 35 kDa protein translates to MADWAPIAKEYDPLKAGSIDGTDEEPHDRAIWRAMLARYVPNKGVTGDPHLTLFVARLNLQTTEEKLKEVFSRYGDIRKIRLVRDLVTGFSKGYAFVEYKEERALLKAHRDANRLVIDQHEIFVDFELERTLKGWIPRRLGGGFGGKKESGQLRFGGRDRPFRKPISLPNMKNDFYGEGSSEKRNWSREGTRDWRTRDRDHERSRDKRWPERERPWAWGDSERERDSKEERSRGRERKDRDRKDRDRDRSRDRDSKKQRDDDKHR
- the RILPL2 gene encoding RILP-like protein 2, which codes for MERGRDGEEELEEEEEEEDEEEEDGGPESALEKSPFQLTAADVYDISSVVGRDLLQLRAGPQLPAARARLQFRIVRVLEMLEALVSESSVAEEQLRRERDSLRRELEQLRAAARGSAPQPSLGPDQMVIDLTDPNRPRFTLQELRDVLQERNQLKAQLLVVQEELQCYKSGIISQKRDQTEELQKEASGSSAGTSKDSEEKTIIKRLFSFKHGK